The nucleotide sequence CGCTCGGCGGCATGATCGCGCAGACGCTGGCGATCGAGCGTCCGGCACGCGTGCTGTCGCTCACCTCGATCATGTCGACGACCGGCGACCGCGAGCTGCCGCGCGCGCGCCCCGAGGCGGTGGCCGCGCTCCTCGAGCCCCCGCCGCGCGATCGCGACGGTGCGATGGCACGCGCCGCCAAGGTCTTCCGCACCATCGGCAGCCCGGGCTTCCCCTTCGACGAGGCGCGCGTGCGCGAGCGCGCCGGACGCTCCTACGACCGCTGCTTTCACCCCGCCGGCGTGGCGCGCCAGATGCTCGCCATTCTCGCCGCGGGGAGCCGCGCGCCGGCGCTCCGGCACGTGCGCGTGCCGACGCTCGTGATCCACGGCACCGAGGATCCGCTCGTTCCCGTCGCGCACGGCATCGAGACCGCCGCGCTCGTCCCCGGGGCGGAGCTCCTCGTCATCGAGGGCATGGGGCACGACCTCCCGCGCGCCGTGTGGCCGCGGGTGATCGACGCGATCGACGGCGTGAGCGCCCGGGCGGCCGGCGCCCACGGAGGACGCCGGCGGCTCGTGCCCCCACGTCAGTAGCAGTAGGTCTCGTTTCCGAACTTCCGGCAGAGCCCGGGGTCGGTGCCGACGTTCTG is from Deltaproteobacteria bacterium and encodes:
- a CDS encoding alpha/beta fold hydrolase, producing MPRARANGIELEYELFGSEGGRPLVLIMGLGAQMILWDEEFCAALAARGHRVIRFDNRDVGLSTKIDGWRALDLAAAMAAAALGRPVAAPYTLSDMAADAAGLLDALGIAAAHVVGASLGGMIAQTLAIERPARVLSLTSIMSTTGDRELPRARPEAVAALLEPPPRDRDGAMARAAKVFRTIGSPGFPFDEARVRERAGRSYDRCFHPAGVARQMLAILAAGSRAPALRHVRVPTLVIHGTEDPLVPVAHGIETAALVPGAELLVIEGMGHDLPRAVWPRVIDAIDGVSARAAGAHGGRRRLVPPRQ